A stretch of Vallitalea longa DNA encodes these proteins:
- a CDS encoding DUF4279 domain-containing protein, translating into MSTTVNAEFIIDGADFKPNIITNKLNIQPTEQYEKGDKVHNRNITRNSTCWTYSLGEEESIDINEQISKLIYILNDRNSILKWLNNKYNIDYLILVTIKVEDDIRPVMSIKAPVIKFLYDVGAELDIDMYDYS; encoded by the coding sequence ATGAGTACAACAGTAAATGCAGAATTTATTATAGATGGTGCTGATTTCAAACCCAATATAATTACAAATAAGCTAAACATACAACCAACTGAACAATATGAAAAAGGTGATAAAGTACATAATAGGAATATAACTAGAAACTCAACATGTTGGACATATAGTCTAGGGGAAGAAGAATCAATAGATATAAATGAACAGATAAGTAAATTAATATATATATTAAATGATAGAAATTCTATCTTAAAATGGCTTAATAATAAATATAATATAGATTATTTAATTTTAGTGACTATAAAAGTTGAAGATGATATTAGACCAGTAATGTCAATAAAGGCTCCTGTCATAAAGTTTTTATATGATGTAGGTGCAGAGCTAGATATAGATATGTACGATTATAGTTGA